Proteins from a genomic interval of Stenotrophomonas maltophilia:
- the recN gene encoding DNA repair protein RecN — protein sequence MLRHLSIKDFAVVRATELEFGPGMTVVSGETGAGKSLMVDALGFLSGLRADSGVVRHGAARAELSAEFALEQLQAARQWLADNELDDEEQCQLRRVIRADGGSRAWINGRPVTLAQLGDLASLLVEIHGQHEQQALLTRPSQLALLDAYAGNENERRQVRRAAAAWQALVDESLALSQQGDVSDRIGFLEHQLRELDREDLEPESIAALGASHRRQAHASALLSACQAASNQLNGDDGSSALDLLQQVRHELSRLIEHDLRLGEVDGLIENASIQLHEALSLLDRVHDDLDADPEQFEENERRLGRLHDLARKHRVPMDELGAQRERMHAEVEQLRGADERLQRLAGEIDKAAAAWRAQAEVLTASRRSAAAELSATTTGIIAELGMGGGQFLIELEPQDAGKPDPQGAERVEFLVAANAGQPPRALRKVASGGELSRISLAIEVAALDLDAVPTMVFDEVDSGIGGAVADIVGQKLRALGEKRQVLCVTHLPQVASKGHAHYRVSKAPVEGMTQSAVEKLDSKAREEELARMLGGVEVSKEARAAARKLLQV from the coding sequence ATGCTCAGACATCTTTCGATCAAGGATTTTGCCGTCGTCCGCGCCACCGAACTGGAGTTCGGGCCAGGCATGACCGTGGTTTCAGGCGAGACCGGCGCCGGCAAGTCGCTGATGGTCGACGCGCTGGGCTTCCTGTCCGGCCTGCGCGCCGACAGCGGCGTGGTCCGCCACGGCGCCGCCCGTGCCGAGCTTTCGGCCGAGTTCGCGTTGGAGCAGCTGCAGGCCGCGCGCCAGTGGCTGGCCGACAACGAGCTGGACGACGAAGAACAATGCCAGCTGCGCCGCGTGATCCGTGCCGACGGCGGTTCGCGGGCGTGGATCAATGGCCGCCCGGTGACCCTGGCCCAGCTGGGCGACCTGGCCTCGTTGCTGGTGGAGATCCACGGCCAGCACGAACAGCAGGCCCTATTGACGCGCCCGTCGCAGCTGGCCCTGCTGGATGCCTATGCCGGCAACGAGAACGAGCGCCGCCAGGTGCGCCGCGCCGCCGCCGCGTGGCAGGCACTGGTCGATGAATCGCTGGCGCTGTCGCAACAAGGCGACGTGAGTGACAGGATAGGCTTCCTGGAACACCAGCTGCGCGAACTGGACCGTGAAGACCTGGAGCCGGAGTCGATCGCGGCACTCGGTGCCAGCCACCGTCGCCAGGCCCACGCCAGCGCCCTGCTGAGCGCCTGCCAGGCGGCCAGCAACCAGCTCAACGGCGACGACGGCAGTTCCGCACTGGACCTGCTGCAGCAGGTGCGCCACGAGCTGTCTCGCCTGATCGAACACGACCTGCGCCTGGGCGAGGTGGACGGCCTGATCGAGAACGCCTCGATCCAGCTGCACGAAGCCCTGTCGCTGCTGGACCGCGTACATGACGACCTCGACGCCGACCCGGAGCAGTTCGAGGAGAATGAGCGCCGCCTCGGCCGCCTGCACGACCTGGCCCGCAAGCACCGCGTGCCGATGGACGAGCTGGGCGCGCAGCGCGAGCGCATGCACGCCGAAGTGGAGCAGCTGCGCGGCGCCGACGAACGCCTGCAGCGCCTGGCCGGCGAGATCGACAAGGCCGCCGCCGCCTGGCGCGCACAGGCCGAAGTGCTGACCGCCAGCCGTCGCAGCGCTGCTGCCGAACTGTCGGCCACCACCACCGGCATCATCGCCGAGCTGGGCATGGGCGGCGGCCAGTTCCTGATCGAACTGGAGCCGCAGGACGCCGGCAAGCCGGACCCGCAGGGCGCCGAGCGTGTGGAGTTCCTGGTGGCGGCCAACGCCGGCCAGCCGCCGCGCGCCCTGCGCAAGGTGGCCTCGGGCGGTGAACTGTCGCGCATTTCGCTGGCCATCGAAGTGGCCGCGCTGGACCTGGATGCGGTGCCGACCATGGTGTTCGACGAGGTCGACTCCGGCATCGGCGGCGCAGTGGCGGACATCGTTGGCCAGAAGCTGCGCGCCCTCGGCGAGAAGCGGCAGGTGCTGTGCGTGACCCACCTGCCGCAGGTCGCCTCCAAGGGCCATGCCCATTACCGGGTCAGCAAGGCCCCGGTGGAAGGCATGACCCAGAGCGCGGTGGAAAAGCTGGACAGCAAGGCGCGCGAGGAGGAGCTGGCACGCATGCTGGGCGGCGTGGAAGTGAGCAAGGAAGCGCGCGCCGCCGCCCGCAAGCTGCTGCAGGTGTAA
- the hrcA gene encoding heat-inducible transcriptional repressor HrcA, with translation MHGSPDQLAPRARHLLRTLIARYIQDGEPVGSQTLARVAGLEVSPATIRNILGDLEDLGLLASPHTSAGRIPTAHGYRVFVDSLLQMQPPGEGELARLRQELAGGGSTQALLGSASELLSAMSHFVGVVSAPRREQFAFRQIDFVALDGRRVLAILVFADNEVQNRVIETRQEFAPGQLEQVANYLNAHFAGLPMAEIRTRLLLELRDARSELEQLLAHSIELAEQALQPAADDMLVAGQTRLMGVQDLSDLERLRELFELFSSKREILQLLERTIQAPGVRIFIGEETGMMPLQGVSLVTAPYTANGQVLGVLGVIGPKRMAYDRVIPLVQATADVLGAAFSPAGRTPGTSDA, from the coding sequence ATGCACGGTTCTCCCGACCAGCTTGCCCCACGTGCGCGCCATCTGCTGCGCACGCTGATCGCGCGTTACATCCAGGACGGTGAGCCGGTCGGCTCGCAGACGCTGGCGCGCGTGGCCGGCCTGGAGGTCAGTCCGGCCACCATCCGCAACATCCTCGGCGACCTGGAAGACCTGGGGCTGCTGGCGTCGCCGCACACCTCGGCCGGGCGCATCCCGACCGCGCATGGCTACCGGGTGTTCGTCGACAGCCTGCTGCAGATGCAGCCGCCGGGCGAGGGTGAGCTGGCCCGGTTGCGCCAGGAGCTGGCCGGTGGCGGCAGCACCCAGGCCCTGCTCGGCAGCGCCTCGGAGCTGCTGTCGGCGATGAGCCACTTCGTCGGCGTGGTCAGTGCGCCGCGGCGCGAGCAGTTCGCTTTCCGCCAGATCGATTTCGTGGCACTGGACGGGCGCCGGGTGCTGGCGATCCTGGTGTTTGCCGACAACGAGGTGCAGAACCGGGTCATCGAGACCCGCCAGGAGTTCGCGCCGGGCCAGCTGGAGCAGGTGGCCAACTACCTCAATGCCCATTTCGCCGGCCTGCCGATGGCCGAGATCCGCACTCGCCTGCTGCTGGAACTACGCGATGCCCGTTCCGAGCTGGAGCAGCTGCTGGCGCACAGCATCGAGCTGGCCGAGCAGGCCCTGCAGCCGGCGGCCGACGACATGCTGGTGGCCGGCCAGACCCGCCTGATGGGGGTACAGGACCTGTCCGACCTGGAGCGCCTGCGCGAGCTCTTCGAGCTGTTCTCCAGCAAACGCGAAATCCTGCAGCTGCTGGAACGGACCATCCAGGCCCCCGGCGTGCGCATCTTCATCGGCGAGGAGACCGGGATGATGCCGCTGCAGGGCGTCTCGCTGGTCACCGCCCCGTACACCGCCAACGGCCAGGTGCTGGGCGTGCTGGGCGTGATCGGCCCCAAGCGGATGGCCTACGACCGTGTGATCCCGCTGGTCCAGGCCACCGCCGATGTGCTCGGCGCGGCCTTTTCGCCGGCCGGCCGCACGCCGGGAACATCCGACGCTTGA
- the grpE gene encoding nucleotide exchange factor GrpE — protein MNHEHPDIESQQSAADAAAAAGVNDEVERLRAEVEQVKADALRERADLENQRKRVARDIEQARKFANEKLLGELLPVFDSLDAGLKAAGDDAHPLREGLELTYKQLLKVAGDNGLVLLDPTGQPFNPEHHQAISQVPAPGAAPGTVVTVFQKGYLLNERLLRPALVVVAAD, from the coding sequence ATGAACCACGAACATCCAGATATCGAATCCCAGCAGAGTGCCGCCGATGCGGCCGCCGCCGCCGGCGTCAATGACGAAGTGGAGCGCCTGCGCGCTGAAGTTGAACAGGTCAAGGCCGATGCGCTGCGTGAGCGCGCCGACCTGGAGAACCAGCGCAAGCGCGTTGCCCGTGACATCGAGCAGGCCCGCAAGTTCGCCAACGAGAAGCTGCTTGGGGAGCTGCTGCCGGTATTCGACAGCCTGGATGCTGGCCTGAAGGCTGCCGGCGACGACGCCCACCCGTTGCGCGAAGGCCTGGAGCTGACCTACAAGCAGCTGCTGAAGGTTGCCGGTGACAATGGCCTGGTCCTGCTGGACCCGACCGGCCAGCCGTTCAACCCGGAACACCACCAGGCCATCAGCCAGGTGCCGGCCCCGGGCGCCGCCCCCGGCACCGTGGTGACCGTGTTCCAGAAGGGCTACCTGCTCAACGAGCGCCTGCTGCGGCCGGCGCTGGTGGTGGTGGCCGCCGACTGA
- the dnaK gene encoding molecular chaperone DnaK: MGKIIGIDLGTTNSCVAIMDGGKARVIENSEGDRTTPSIVAYTKDGEVLVGASAKRQAVTNPKNTFYAVKRLIGRKFTDAEVQKDIAHVPYGILAHDNGDAWVSTSDGKKMAPQEISAKVLEKMKKTAEDFLGEKVTEAVITVPAYFNDSQRQATKDAGRIAGLDVKRIINEPTAAALAYGLDKGDNKDRKIVVYDLGGGTFDVSVIEIANVDGEKQFEVLATNGDTFLGGEDFDNRVIEYLVEEFNKDQGIDLRKDPLALQRLKDAAERAKIELSSAQQTEVNLPYVTADASGPKHLNIKLTRAKLEALVEDLIKKSIEPCRVALNDAGLRSSDISEVILVGGQTRMPKVQQAVTEFFGKEPRKDVNPDEAVALGAAIQGGVLGGDVKDVLLLDVTPLSLGIETMGGVFTKIIEKNTTIPTKASQVFSTAEDNQSAVTVHVLQGEREQARFNKSLAKFDLSGIEPAPRGLPQVEVSFDIDANGILHVSAKDKKTNKEQKVEIKAGSGLSEEEIARMVADAEANREEDKKFQELVQARNQADALIHGTRSAITEHGSKVGGEVIGKVEAALADLETAMKGDDKAQIEAKSKALEEAGQSLFAAASADQGGAPGADAGNAGKAQDDVVDAEFTEVKDDKKS; encoded by the coding sequence ATGGGCAAGATCATTGGTATCGACCTCGGCACCACCAACTCGTGCGTGGCGATCATGGACGGCGGCAAGGCCCGCGTCATCGAGAATTCGGAAGGCGATCGCACCACCCCGTCGATCGTCGCCTACACCAAGGACGGCGAAGTCCTGGTCGGCGCCTCGGCCAAGCGCCAGGCCGTGACCAACCCGAAGAACACCTTCTACGCGGTGAAGCGCCTGATCGGCCGCAAGTTCACCGACGCCGAAGTGCAGAAGGACATCGCGCACGTCCCGTACGGCATCCTGGCCCATGACAATGGCGACGCCTGGGTGTCGACCAGCGACGGCAAGAAGATGGCCCCGCAGGAAATCTCGGCCAAGGTGCTGGAAAAGATGAAGAAGACCGCCGAGGACTTCCTCGGTGAGAAGGTCACCGAAGCGGTCATCACCGTGCCGGCCTACTTCAATGACAGCCAGCGCCAGGCGACCAAGGACGCCGGCCGCATCGCCGGCCTGGACGTCAAGCGCATCATCAACGAGCCGACCGCGGCCGCGCTGGCCTATGGCCTGGACAAGGGCGACAACAAGGATCGCAAGATCGTGGTGTACGACCTGGGCGGCGGCACCTTCGACGTCTCGGTGATCGAGATCGCCAACGTCGACGGCGAGAAGCAGTTCGAAGTGCTGGCCACCAACGGTGATACCTTCCTGGGCGGCGAAGACTTCGACAACCGTGTCATCGAGTACCTGGTTGAAGAGTTCAACAAGGACCAGGGCATCGACCTGCGCAAGGATCCGCTGGCCCTGCAGCGCCTGAAGGACGCTGCCGAGCGCGCCAAGATCGAGCTGTCCAGCGCCCAGCAGACCGAAGTGAACCTGCCGTACGTCACCGCTGACGCGTCGGGTCCGAAGCACCTGAACATCAAGCTGACCCGCGCCAAGCTGGAAGCGCTGGTGGAAGACCTGATCAAGAAGTCGATCGAGCCGTGCCGCGTCGCCCTGAACGATGCCGGCCTGCGTTCGAGCGACATCAGCGAAGTGATCCTGGTCGGTGGCCAGACCCGCATGCCGAAGGTGCAGCAGGCGGTGACCGAGTTCTTCGGCAAGGAACCGCGCAAGGACGTCAACCCGGACGAAGCCGTGGCACTGGGTGCTGCGATCCAGGGCGGCGTGCTGGGCGGCGACGTCAAGGACGTTCTGCTGCTGGACGTGACCCCGCTGTCGCTTGGCATCGAGACCATGGGCGGCGTGTTCACCAAGATCATCGAGAAGAACACCACCATCCCGACCAAGGCCTCGCAGGTGTTCTCCACCGCCGAGGACAACCAGTCGGCCGTGACCGTGCACGTGCTGCAGGGTGAGCGCGAACAGGCCCGCTTCAACAAGTCGCTGGCCAAGTTCGACCTGTCCGGCATCGAGCCGGCCCCGCGTGGCCTGCCGCAGGTGGAAGTGTCCTTCGACATCGACGCCAACGGCATCCTGCATGTGTCGGCCAAGGACAAGAAGACCAACAAGGAACAGAAGGTCGAGATCAAGGCCGGTTCGGGCCTGTCCGAGGAAGAGATCGCACGCATGGTCGCCGACGCGGAAGCCAACCGCGAAGAAGACAAGAAGTTCCAGGAACTGGTGCAGGCCCGCAACCAGGCCGACGCCCTGATCCACGGCACCCGCAGCGCGATCACCGAGCACGGCAGCAAGGTCGGTGGCGAAGTGATCGGCAAGGTCGAGGCGGCGCTGGCCGACCTGGAGACCGCGATGAAGGGTGACGACAAGGCACAGATCGAAGCCAAGTCGAAGGCACTGGAAGAAGCTGGCCAGTCGCTGTTCGCCGCTGCTTCGGCCGACCAGGGCGGTGCCCCGGGTGCCGATGCCGGCAATGCCGGCAAGGCGCAGGACGACGTGGTCGACGCCGAGTTCACCGAAGTCAAGGACGACAAGAAGTCCTGA
- the dnaJ gene encoding molecular chaperone DnaJ, translated as MSKRDYYEVLGVARTATDEELKKAYRRCAMKFHPDRNPGDAAAEASFKECKEAYEVLSDGNKRRMYDSHGHAAFEHGMGGGGGPGGPDMNDIFGDIFGNIFGGGGGGPRQARRGADIGYVMELDLEEAVRGVERRIEIPTLAECGDCDGSGSEDGKVETCNVCHGRGQVRIQRGIFAMQQACHNCGGRGQIIAKPCKTCHGNGRVEEDKVLSVKVPAGVDTGDRIRLQGEGEAGPAGTPPGDLYVEVRVREHAIFQRDGDDLHCEVPIRISQAALGDTVRVATLGGEAEIRIPAETQTGKLFRLRGKGVRSVRSRSEGDLYCRVVVETPVNLTNEQRKLLEQFEATFVGEEARKHSPKSATFMDGVKGFWDRMTS; from the coding sequence ATGAGCAAGCGCGATTACTACGAAGTGCTGGGCGTTGCCCGCACCGCCACCGACGAAGAGCTGAAGAAGGCCTACCGTCGCTGCGCGATGAAGTTCCACCCGGACCGCAACCCGGGTGATGCGGCGGCCGAAGCCTCCTTCAAGGAGTGCAAGGAAGCCTACGAAGTGCTGTCCGACGGCAACAAGCGCCGCATGTACGACAGCCACGGCCACGCTGCGTTCGAGCACGGCATGGGTGGTGGTGGCGGTCCGGGCGGCCCGGACATGAACGATATCTTCGGCGATATCTTCGGCAACATTTTTGGCGGTGGCGGCGGTGGTCCGCGCCAGGCCCGTCGCGGTGCCGACATCGGCTACGTGATGGAGCTGGACCTGGAAGAAGCCGTGCGCGGCGTCGAGCGCCGGATCGAGATCCCGACCCTGGCCGAGTGCGGCGACTGCGATGGCAGTGGCTCGGAAGACGGCAAGGTCGAGACCTGCAACGTCTGTCATGGCCGCGGCCAGGTGCGCATCCAGCGCGGCATCTTCGCCATGCAGCAGGCCTGCCACAACTGCGGCGGCCGTGGCCAGATCATCGCCAAGCCCTGCAAGACCTGTCACGGCAACGGCCGTGTCGAGGAAGACAAGGTGCTGTCGGTGAAGGTGCCTGCGGGCGTCGATACTGGTGACCGCATCCGCCTGCAGGGCGAGGGCGAGGCCGGCCCGGCCGGTACGCCGCCGGGTGACCTGTACGTGGAAGTGCGCGTGCGCGAGCATGCGATCTTCCAGCGCGATGGTGACGACCTGCACTGCGAAGTGCCGATCCGCATCTCGCAGGCGGCACTGGGTGACACCGTGCGCGTGGCCACCCTCGGCGGCGAAGCGGAAATCCGCATCCCGGCCGAGACCCAGACCGGCAAGCTGTTCCGCCTGCGTGGCAAGGGCGTACGTTCGGTGCGCAGCCGCAGCGAGGGCGACCTGTACTGCCGCGTGGTGGTGGAGACCCCGGTCAACCTCACCAACGAGCAGCGCAAGCTGCTGGAGCAGTTCGAAGCCACCTTCGTCGGTGAGGAAGCGCGCAAGCATTCGCCGAAGTCGGCCACCTTCATGGATGGCGTAAAGGGCTTCTGGGACCGGATGACGTCCTGA
- a CDS encoding AraC family transcriptional regulator: MAYRKKDTPCPVRETAPWNEVPVHRPVTCRARHYKPGTHIAPHRHRRHQLVFAMSGLMVVRADGGHWVVPSTRAIWVPAGMAHAVDCIAEVHMRSLYVEPDFAPQLPDEAFAVQVAPLLRELLLAASLIETVHVDDSRDGRLVRLLLDELHRMDVLPLHLPSPTDPRLQRICQHIQKHPGDDATLQDWAQALQVDVKTIQRHFASELGMTFGQWRQQARLLAAMERLAVGDKVIDVALAMGYDSPSAFTSMFKRQLGQTPAAFFR, encoded by the coding sequence ATGGCATATCGCAAAAAGGACACCCCCTGCCCGGTCCGCGAGACTGCACCCTGGAACGAAGTTCCGGTACACCGCCCGGTGACCTGCCGCGCCCGCCACTACAAGCCCGGCACCCACATCGCGCCCCACCGGCATCGCCGTCACCAGCTGGTGTTCGCCATGTCCGGACTGATGGTGGTGCGTGCAGACGGCGGCCACTGGGTGGTGCCCTCGACCCGCGCGATCTGGGTACCGGCCGGCATGGCGCACGCAGTGGACTGCATCGCCGAAGTACACATGCGCAGCCTGTACGTGGAACCGGACTTCGCGCCGCAGCTGCCGGACGAGGCGTTCGCGGTACAGGTAGCGCCGCTGCTGCGCGAGCTGCTGCTGGCCGCCAGCCTGATCGAGACCGTGCATGTGGACGATAGCCGCGACGGCCGCCTGGTGCGCCTGCTGCTGGACGAACTGCACCGCATGGACGTGCTGCCGCTGCACCTGCCCTCGCCCACCGACCCGCGCCTGCAGCGGATCTGCCAGCACATCCAGAAGCACCCCGGTGACGATGCCACCCTGCAGGACTGGGCGCAGGCACTGCAGGTGGACGTGAAAACCATCCAGCGCCACTTCGCCAGCGAGCTGGGCATGACTTTCGGGCAGTGGCGGCAACAGGCGCGACTGCTGGCCGCGATGGAACGGCTGGCAGTCGGCGACAAGGTCATCGATGTCGCGCTGGCGATGGGGTATGACAGCCCCAGCGCGTTCACCAGCATGTTCAAACGGCAGCTGGGGCAAACGCCGGCGGCGTTTTTCCGGTGA
- a CDS encoding MFS transporter, translating to MSTLASPATTSRPVAPGVLAAISTSHVVNDMMQSLILAIYPVIKGGFNLSFTQIGLITLTYQLTASIFQPLIGMATDRRPAPYSLPIGMASTLCGMLLLGFAPNYAVVLMAAAMVGIGSAIFHPEASRIARLASGGRHGFAQSVFQVGGNFGTALGPLIAAAVIVPYGQHAASWFAGAALIGIALLTYVGRWYALHLGTPRPASTASMAPRHPPRTVAKVLAILLVLIFSKYFYMASIGSYFTFYLIHHFGIPVAQAQLHLFAFLVASAAGGFLGGPLGDRIGRKPIIWTSILGVAPFALMLPHADLFWTTVLAVLIGFVLSSAFSAIVVYAQEMMPHRIGMVSGLFFGFAFGMGGLGAAVLGLLADKTSIEYVYQLTAFLPLLGIVAAWLPPSRPAAH from the coding sequence ATGTCGACTCTGGCTTCTCCCGCAACGACCTCACGCCCGGTGGCCCCCGGCGTGCTGGCCGCCATCTCCACCTCGCATGTCGTCAACGACATGATGCAGTCGCTGATCCTGGCCATCTATCCAGTGATCAAGGGCGGCTTCAACCTGAGCTTCACCCAGATCGGCCTGATCACGCTGACCTACCAGCTCACCGCCTCGATCTTCCAGCCGTTGATCGGCATGGCCACCGACCGCCGTCCGGCGCCGTACTCGCTGCCGATCGGCATGGCCTCGACCCTGTGCGGCATGCTGCTGCTCGGCTTCGCACCGAACTACGCGGTGGTGCTGATGGCGGCGGCGATGGTCGGCATTGGTTCGGCCATCTTCCATCCGGAAGCCTCGCGCATCGCGCGGCTGGCCTCGGGGGGCCGCCATGGCTTCGCGCAGTCGGTGTTCCAGGTCGGCGGCAACTTCGGTACCGCGCTGGGCCCGCTGATTGCAGCGGCGGTGATCGTGCCGTATGGCCAGCATGCCGCCTCGTGGTTTGCCGGCGCCGCCCTGATCGGCATCGCATTGCTGACCTATGTCGGCCGCTGGTACGCGCTGCACCTGGGCACCCCGCGCCCGGCCAGCACCGCCTCGATGGCTCCACGCCATCCGCCGCGCACCGTGGCCAAGGTGCTGGCGATCCTGCTGGTGCTGATCTTCAGCAAGTACTTCTACATGGCCAGCATCGGCAGCTACTTCACCTTCTACCTGATCCACCACTTCGGCATTCCGGTCGCGCAGGCGCAGCTGCATCTGTTCGCGTTCCTGGTGGCGTCCGCCGCCGGCGGCTTCCTCGGTGGCCCGCTGGGAGACCGCATCGGCCGCAAGCCGATCATCTGGACCTCGATCCTGGGCGTGGCGCCGTTCGCACTGATGCTGCCGCACGCCGACCTGTTCTGGACCACGGTGCTGGCGGTACTGATCGGTTTCGTTCTGTCCTCGGCGTTTTCGGCGATCGTGGTCTATGCGCAGGAGATGATGCCGCACCGCATCGGCATGGTGTCCGGCCTGTTCTTCGGCTTTGCGTTCGGCATGGGTGGTCTGGGTGCTGCCGTGCTAGGCCTGCTGGCGGACAAGACCAGCATTGAGTACGTCTACCAGCTGACCGCGTTCCTGCCGCTGCTGGGCATCGTGGCGGCGTGGCTGCCGCCGTCGCGGCCTGCTGCTCACTGA
- the pdxY gene encoding pyridoxal kinase gives MSESLDNHLVHGRRLRPDGPSPIDVISVQSQLVYGHAGNSAAVPPMRALGVRVAEIPTVLLSNAPFYDTTRGRVLPADWFADLLLGTHERGLPQRAKMLVSGYFGSTANGAAFADWLDEILPTCPQLRYCLDPVIGDTHTGPYVEPGLEAIFAERLLPHAWLVTPNAFELNRLTGMPALAEADAIAAARTLLDRGPHWVIAHSVGGNPGELVTLAVGREETWRWTSPLLPVDVAGTGDVLMSLVVSFLLRGESMQQAISHAIAGTHAALEATLDNGFEEFDVIVAAPAALADGARFRAERVA, from the coding sequence ATGAGCGAATCCCTTGATAACCACCTGGTCCACGGCCGCCGCCTGCGGCCCGACGGCCCGTCGCCGATCGATGTCATCTCGGTCCAGTCGCAACTTGTCTACGGCCATGCCGGGAACAGCGCCGCCGTACCGCCGATGCGCGCACTCGGCGTGCGCGTAGCCGAAATTCCGACCGTGCTGCTCAGCAATGCGCCGTTCTACGACACCACGCGCGGTCGCGTGCTGCCCGCCGACTGGTTCGCCGACCTGCTGCTGGGCACCCACGAGCGCGGCCTGCCGCAGCGGGCGAAGATGCTGGTGTCCGGCTATTTCGGCAGCACCGCCAACGGTGCTGCCTTCGCCGACTGGCTGGACGAGATCCTGCCGACCTGCCCGCAGCTGCGTTACTGCCTGGATCCGGTGATTGGTGACACGCACACCGGCCCCTATGTGGAGCCGGGCCTGGAAGCGATCTTCGCCGAGCGCCTGCTGCCGCATGCCTGGCTGGTCACGCCGAATGCATTCGAACTCAATCGCCTTACCGGCATGCCTGCGTTGGCCGAAGCCGATGCCATCGCCGCCGCACGCACGCTGCTGGACCGTGGTCCGCACTGGGTGATCGCGCACAGCGTGGGCGGCAACCCGGGTGAACTGGTGACCCTGGCCGTTGGCCGCGAGGAAACCTGGCGCTGGACCTCACCGCTGCTGCCGGTGGACGTGGCCGGCACTGGCGATGTGTTGATGTCGCTGGTGGTGTCGTTCCTGCTGCGCGGTGAATCGATGCAGCAGGCGATCTCGCACGCCATCGCCGGTACCCATGCGGCATTGGAAGCGACCCTGGACAACGGTTTCGAAGAGTTCGACGTGATCGTCGCAGCACCCGCTGCCCTGGCCGATGGCGCACGCTTCCGCGCCGAACGCGTGGCATGA
- a CDS encoding prephenate dehydrogenase, with product MSVLLERTPRTVGIVGSAGAYGRWLSRFFQQHMQLQVIGHDPADPDSHTPEHLLALADVLVFSAPIRHTPALIAEYVRQSAGRERDRLWLDVTSVKEAPVQAMLASQAEVVGLHPMTAPPKAPTLKGRVMVVCEARLKHWQPWVDALCATLQAECVRATPQHHDQMMALVQAMVHATHLAQAGVLRQYQPQLGDLAAMMPYRSASFELDTAIISRILSLNPAIYEDIQFGNPYVAPMLERLVAQLQALQAQVGQGDDTARSAFREQLLSANRSAFGEQALAEGNYTFERVGYLLADLTERNALSVHLPEDRPGSLRELLNVFEQHRISLASIHSSRTPGGEVHFRIGFVAGSDPAAITVAAAEVDASGIGRVLG from the coding sequence ATGAGCGTCCTGCTCGAACGCACGCCGCGCACGGTCGGCATCGTCGGAAGCGCCGGCGCCTACGGGCGCTGGTTGAGCCGCTTCTTCCAGCAGCACATGCAGCTGCAGGTGATCGGCCACGATCCGGCCGATCCGGACTCGCATACGCCGGAACACCTGTTGGCGCTGGCCGACGTGCTGGTGTTCTCGGCGCCGATCCGGCATACGCCCGCGTTGATCGCCGAATACGTGCGGCAGTCCGCAGGCCGCGAGCGCGATCGCCTGTGGCTGGACGTGACCTCGGTGAAAGAGGCGCCGGTGCAGGCGATGCTGGCCTCGCAGGCCGAGGTGGTCGGGCTGCACCCGATGACCGCGCCGCCCAAGGCACCCACCCTGAAGGGCCGGGTAATGGTGGTCTGCGAAGCACGGCTGAAGCACTGGCAACCCTGGGTCGATGCGTTGTGCGCGACGCTGCAGGCCGAGTGCGTGCGCGCCACCCCGCAGCACCACGACCAGATGATGGCGCTGGTGCAGGCGATGGTGCACGCCACCCATCTGGCCCAGGCCGGCGTGCTGCGCCAGTACCAGCCGCAGCTGGGCGACCTGGCTGCGATGATGCCGTACCGCTCGGCGTCGTTCGAACTGGATACCGCAATCATCTCGCGCATCCTGTCGTTGAACCCGGCAATCTATGAGGACATCCAGTTCGGCAACCCGTACGTTGCGCCGATGCTGGAGCGCTTGGTCGCCCAACTTCAGGCCCTGCAGGCCCAGGTCGGGCAGGGCGACGACACTGCACGCAGTGCATTCCGTGAGCAGCTGTTGTCGGCCAATCGCAGCGCGTTCGGCGAGCAGGCGCTGGCCGAGGGCAACTACACCTTCGAACGCGTGGGCTATCTGCTGGCAGACCTGACCGAGCGCAACGCGCTGTCGGTGCACCTGCCGGAAGACCGGCCGGGGTCGTTGCGCGAACTGCTGAACGTGTTCGAGCAGCATCGCATCAGCCTGGCTTCGATCCACTCCTCGCGCACCCCCGGCGGCGAAGTCCATTTCCGCATCGGTTTCGTTGCGGGCAGCGACCCTGCAGCGATCACCGTGGCGGCGGCCGAAGTGGACGCCAGCGGCATCGGGCGCGTGCTCGGCTGA